A stretch of the Apteryx mantelli isolate bAptMan1 chromosome 41, bAptMan1.hap1, whole genome shotgun sequence genome encodes the following:
- the ITIH6 gene encoding inter-alpha-trypsin inhibitor heavy chain H6, whose product MKKKKTRGKKKKKVARWRKGIRLSMERLGRALASCTALLCLLPVAAAAWPLSEEVSGVLSWALPGWWDAGFHTHTPPRPSSHGRAVRIPLPRMLPQWEARPLSCLAGWGRAGGLQPAGAGHDRGGREGGPVPASFPALQLPVTSFAVHSTIVSRYASTWVRCTLRNPHASPREATFDLDLPAAAFVSNFTITANGKAYVAEVKEKQQAQKLYEEARQRGKTAAHVGTREREMERFRVSASVAAGSTVAFELRYEELLQRRLGHYQHAVSVRPGQVVPGLSVELSIAERAGLGFVRVLPLRTSRLLTNALQGEAAPPPSASVEKGTHCAWVRFAPSPEEQAAFSSAGIAGDFVVQYDVARQDIAGDVQMYDGYFVHFFAPGGLPPIQKEIVFVIDVSGSMTGTKMKQTKVAMRAILRELRAHDCFNIVAFSEGISVWQADGSVPATAPHVHSATRFVDSLQAEGWTDINRALLTAASVLNRSRAAEPGHGRIPLLVFLTDGEATAGVTAGARILANTRRALAGAVSLFGLAFGADADYGLLRRLALENRGAARRIYEDADAALQLAGFYEEIGSPLLHDVQLSYPGQAAHHLTRSLFPNYFQGSELVVAGQVPPGAARLRVRATGRGQEGQLHLGGETAANATELPPSCALPPMLIGAFVRRLWAYFTIQDLLRARFHANNTDARRLLAAQATNLSLEYHFVTPVTSLVVVTPEEEEGPTATPSTESGTATATLGSVTAPWPATTVPASQPEAMGTAGEELVWLGTAGTVAPALGSVPPGPCKGPGDAMLLLPPDKAELLAPGDGDTQFVESLDPPAVYTILPVAGLPDHEEDAEPAGEDDADEDHAAAASPTFLTFSSSTDGDPHFIARPPGVAQTLCFTLDGRPGDIVRLVTDPRRGEMDAHGLAVNGRLVGAPPWPAAPRRPRTFFDAFAVVLARPGAPATTVTITLWGVTIGGEPPLALPFSHPAQLARPPLALAVGPGGHLRLRLGPRLAAVVLRHRYSRPSALQRDHLGFYVTDGRGLSPDAGGLLGLFRGAGLQLVPGPPAAWLRGDGAAVPATLVTKALRGPRGLARPAPCWLVKRPNVAALLGAPYAAFLAPHLLSA is encoded by the exons atgaagaagaagaagacgaggggaaaaaaaaaaaaaaaagtggcacgTTGGAGGAAGGGGATTCGCCTCAGCATGGAGCGGCTGGGCCGAGCGCTGGCCAGCTGCAcggccctgctctgcctcctgccCGTCGCCGCTGCCGCCTGGCCCCTCAGCGAGGAGGTGAGCGGGGTCCTTTCctgggcactgccagggtggTGGGATGCAGGattccacacacacactcccccccGGCCCAGCAGCCATGGCCGGGCAGTGCGGATCCCCCTTCCCCGCATGCTGCCGCAGTGGGAAGCCCGGCCACTGTCCTGCCTTGCGGGGTGGGGAAGGGCCGGCGGCCTCCAGCCTGCCGGTGCTGGACACGATCGTGGTGGCAGGGAAGGGGGGCCGGTGCCTGCTTCAttccctgctctgcagctgccGGTGACGAGTTTTGCCGTGCACTCCACCATTGTCTCCCGCTATGCCTCCACCTGGGTCCGCTGCACCCTGCGCAACCCCCACGCCAGCCCCCGTGAGGCCACTTTCGACCTGGACCTGCCTGCCGCTGCCTTCGTCTCCAACTTCACCAT cacggcCAATGGCAAGGCCTATGTGGCGGAAgtgaaggagaagcagcaggcCCAGAAGCTGTACGAGGAGGCCCGCCAGCGGGGCAAGACGGCAGCCCACGTGGGCACCCG TGAGCGGGAAATGGAGCGGTTCCGGGTCTCAGCCAGCGTGGCGGCGGGCAGCACCGTGGCTTTCGAGCTGCGCTACGAGGAGCTGCTGCAGCGGCGCCTGGGGCACTACCAGCACGCCGTCAGCGTCCGCCCCGGCCAGGTGGTGCCCGGCCTCAGCGTGGAGCTGAGCATCGCGGAGCGCGCTGGCCTCGGCTTTGTCCGTGTGCTGCCCCTGCGCACCAGCCGCCTGCTCACCAACGCCCTCCAAG GGGAGGCTGCCCCACCACCCTCCGCCAGCGTGGAGAAGGGCACCCACTGTGCCTGGGTGCGTTTCGCCCCCAGCCCTGAGGAGCAGGCCGCCTTCTCCAGCGCCGGCATTGCTGGTGACTTTGTGGTGCAGTATGATGTGGCACGGCAGGACATCGCTGGCGACGTGCAG ATGTACGATGGCTACTTTGTACACTTCTTTGCGCCTGGGGGGCTGCCCCCCATCCAGAAGGAGATCGTCTTTGTCATCGACGTCAGCGGCTCCATGACCGGCACCAAGATGAAGCAG ACCAAGGTGGCCATGCGCGCCATCCTGCGGGAGCTGCGTGCCCACGACTGTTTCAACATCGTGGCCTTCTCGGAGGGCATCAGTGTGTGGCAGGCGGATGGCTCCGTCCCGGCCACAGCGCCCCACGTCCACAGCGCCACACGCTTCGTCGACAGCCTGCAGGCCGAGGGCT GGACCGACATCAATCGAGCCCTGCTGACGGCCGCCTCCGTGCTGAACCGGAGCCGTGCCGCGGAGCCAGGCCACGGCCGCATCCCGCTGCTCGTCTTCCTGACAGACGGCGAGGCCACGGCGGGGGTGACGGCGGGCGCCCGCATCCTGGCCAACACCCGGCGCGCCCTGGCCGGTGCTGTCTCCCTCTTCGGCCTGGCCTTCGGTGCCGACGCCGACTACGGGCTGCTGCGCCGCCTGGCCCTGGAGaaccgcggcgcggcccggcgcatCTACGAGGATGCCGACGCTGCCCTGCAGCTGGCTGGCTTCTACGAGGAGATCGGCAGCCCCCTGCTCCATGATGTGCAGCTCTCCTACCCGGGCCAGGCCGCCCACCACCTCACCCGCAGCCTCTTCCCCAACTACTTCCAGGGCTCTGAGCTGGTGGTGGCTGGCCAGGTGCCGCCAGGTGCGGCCCGGCTCCGTGTCCGTGCCACGGGCCGTGGCCAGGAGGGACAGCTGCACCTGGGCGGTGAGACGGCTGCCAATGCCACCGAGCTGCCGCCCAGCTGCGCCCTGCCCCCCATGCTCATCGGCGCCTTCGTCCGGCGCCTCTGGGCCTATTTCACCATCCAGGACCTGCTCCGGGCCCGCTTCCATGCTAACAACACAGACGCCCGCCGCCTGCTTGCCGCTCAGGCCACCAACCTGTCCCTCGAGTACCACTTCGTCACCCCCGTCACCTCACTGGTGGTTGTcacgccggaggaggaggagggccccacggccaccccctcCACTGAGTCCGGCACCGCCACAGCCACGCTGGGCAGTGTCACCGCGCCATGGCCGGCCACCACCGTGCCAGCGAGCCAGCCCGAAGCCATGGGCACTGCTGGggaggagctggtgtggctggggACAGCCGGCACCGTGGCCCCGGCCCTTGGCTCCGTGCCGCCGGGCCCCTGTAAGGGCCCCGGGGACgccatgctgctgctgccgccagacAAGGCCGAGCTGCTCGCGCCCGGAGATGGGGACACGCAGTTCGTGGAGTCCCTCGACCCGCCAGCTGTCTACACCATCCTCCCAGTCGCAG GGCTGCCAGACCACGAGGAGGATGCAg AGCCTGCGGGTGAGGACGACGCGGACGAGGATCACGCGG CCGCTGCCAGCCCAACCTTCCTcactttctcctcctcca CTGACGGGGACCCCCACTTCATTGCCCGCCCGCCAGGGGTGGCGCAGACCCTCTGCTTCACGCTGGATGGGCGCCCGGGGGACATCGTGCGCCTGGTGACCGACCCGCGCCGCGGTGAGATGGATGCCCACG GGCTGGCGGTCAACGGGCGCCTGGTGGGTGCCCCGCCGTggcccgctgccccacgccgcccCCGCACCTTCTTCGACGCCTTCGCCGTGGTGCTGGCCCGCCCAGGGGCCCCTGCCACCACCGTCACCATCACCCTGTGGGGCGTCACCATTGGTGGGGagcccccactggccctgcccttcTCCCACCCGGCCCAGCTGGCCCGGCCCCCGCTGGCACTGgcagtggggccgggggggcaccTGCGCCTCCGCCTGGGCCCCCGCCTGGCTGCCGTGGTGCTGCGGCACCGCTATAGCCGCCCCAGCGCCCTGCAGCGTGACCACCTGGGCTTCTACGTGACTGATGGCCGCGGGCTGTCCCCCGATGCTGGTGGGCTGCTGG GCCTCTTCCGTGGTGCCGGGCTGCAGCTGGTGCCGGGGCCACCGGCCGCCTGGCTGCGCGGCGAcggggcggcggtgccggccACGCTGGTCACCAAGGCgctgcggggcccccgcggcctGGCCCGGCCTGCGCCTTGCTGGCTGGTGAAGCGTCCTAACGTGGCGGCGCTACTGGGGGCACCCTACGCCGCCTTCCTCGCCCCCCACCTCCTCAGCGCCTGA
- the GNL3L gene encoding guanine nucleotide-binding protein-like 3-like protein: MAGRRQCRQAAAGRRRGQGPGAGKKEPGAPRLRGRQRGAGTEAAARAAELLRRRPGLAELQDDALQRQRAFERKAVEGAEPAEPRPRGEASLRRYGQELRKVLAASDVVLEVLDARDPQGCRSPRLEAAVRRAGPHKRLVLVLNKIDLVSRDVVAKWLKFLRTEFPTVAFKACTQQQSRNLKQSWGAAATVPEEVLAGAGCVGADCLLRVLANYSRSQDVKTAITVGVVGFPNVGKSSLINSLKRSRACRVGAEPGVTKCLQAVQLDRRLRLLDCPGVVAGGPGAILRGGLCVQRPADPLGPAAAILRRLRPEQVQELYGVPPCEDPQRLLALLARRQGRLRPGGRPDARAAAAALLRDWTSGKISYYTVPPAAPAAPTTLDARILPALAPALDLEALEQGDAEALAVLPAVATGIGLAPCAPEEEEGSGDEDKQEDEAMEDSDGGNLELGSVTVELKPRKAGATAAAPMPPPAAPRLEDVAALDPLLQGQGLRAAGKRRRKLQRRAEKLATKLSETLTAAMQL, encoded by the exons ATGGCGGGGCGCCGACAGTGCCgccaggcggcggccgggcggcggcggggccag gggccgggcgccgggaagAAGGAGCCGggcgcgccgcggctgcgggggcgACAGCGAGGGGCCGGcacggaggcggcggcgcgggcagcggaGCTGCTGCGGCGGAGGCCGGGCCTGGCCGAACTGCAGGACGACGCCCTGCAGCGGCAGCGTGCCTTCGAGCGCAAG GCGGTGGAGGGGGCGGAGCCGGCTGAGCCCCGCCCCCGGGGCGAGGCGTCGCTGCGGCGCTATGGGCAGGAGCTACGCAAG GTGCTGGCAGCATCGGATGTGGTGCTGGAGGTGCTGGACGCCCGTGACCCCCAGGGCTGCCGTAGCCCCCGGCTGGAGGCCGCCGTGCGCCGCGCTGGCCCCCACAAGCGCCTCGTCCTCGTCCTCAACAAGATTG ACTTGGTGTCCCGCGATGTGGTGGCCAAGTGGCTCAAGTTCCTGCGGACTGAGTTCCCCACCGTAGCCTTCAAAGCCtgcacgcagcagcagagccgcaACCTG AAGCAGAGCTGGGGGGCAGCAGCCACGGTGCCGGAGGAGGTGCTGGCCGGGGCGGGCTGCGTGGGGGCCGACTGCCTGCTCCGGGTGCTGGCCAACTACAGCCGCTCACAGGATGTCAAGACAGCCATCACCGTGGGTGTCGTGG GGTTCCCCAACGTGGGCAAGAGCAGCCTCATCAACAGCCTGAAGCGGAGCCGAGCCTGCCGTGTGGGGGCAGAACCGGGTGTCACCAA gtgcctgcaggcagtgcagctGGACCGGCGGCTGCGGCTCCTGGACTGCCccggggtggtggcggggggccccggggccatCCTGCGCGGGGGCCTCTGTGTCCAGCGCCCCGCTGacccgctgggccccgccgctgccATCCTGCGCCGTCTCCGCCCCGAACAG gtgcaggagctGTATGGGGTGCCCCCCTGCGAGGACCCCCAGCgcctgctggcgctgctggcccGGCGGCAGGGCCGCCTGCGCCCCGGTGGCCGCCCCgacgcccgcgccgccgccgccgccctgctgcGCGACTGGACCAG CGGGAAGATCTCCTATTACACTGTCCCCCCCGCGGCACCAGCTGCCCCCACCACGCTGGACGCCCGCAtcctgccggccctggcgcccgCCCTCGACCTGGAGGCCCTGGAGCAGGGTGATGCGGAGGCCCTTGCAG TGCTGCCGGCTGTGGCCACCGGCATCGGCCTGGCGCCCTGCGCccccgaggaagaggagggctcGGGTGATGAGGACAAGCAGGAGGACGAGGCCATGGAGGACAGTGATGGCGGCAACCTGGAG CTCGGCTCTGTGACAGTGGAGCTGAAGCCACGGAAGGCTGGCGCCACCGCAGCCGCCCCAATGCCACCTCCTGCCGCCCCCCGCCTGGAGGACGTGGCCGCCCTCGACCCgctgctgcagggccaggggCTGCGGGCCGCTGGCAAGCGGAGGCGGAAGCTGCAGCGGCGAGCAG AGAAACTCGCCACCAAGCTCTCGGAGACGTTGACGGCTGCCATGCAGCTCTGA
- the LOC106497494 gene encoding LOW QUALITY PROTEIN: non-structural maintenance of chromosomes element 3 homolog (The sequence of the model RefSeq protein was modified relative to this genomic sequence to represent the inferred CDS: inserted 1 base in 1 codon) — protein sequence MSQRKRSKGSGFSQGEEGDDECVLSQTQAFSQGPRNLERHSQEQVDQKVSELVQFLLVKDQKKIPIKRSDILKKVIGEYKDVYSEIVNRAGRTLQQVFGLQLVEIDTKHHVYILISTLPRAEGENLRQDDQTAKLGLLTVILSFIFMKGNSAKDGAVWEFLRRLRVHPGERHEVFGDVKKLVMEEFVRQKYLEISPIPLTDPXEFKFQWGPRATKETSKREMLRFVAKIQGKDPAFWTSQFKEAEGSSGPL from the exons ATGTCCCAGAGGAAGCGCAGCAAAGGGTCTGGCTTCTCTCAG GGTGAAGAGGGGGACGATGAGTGCGTTCTGAGTCAGACGCAGGCATTCAGCCAGGGGCCCAGGAATCTGGAGAGACACTCCCAGGAGCAAGTGGATCAGAAG GTCAGTGAGCTGGTTCAGTTCCTGCTTGTGAAGGACCAGAAGAAGATCCCCATCAAGAGATCAG atATTCTGAAGAAGGTCATTGGTGAGTACAAGGATGTCTACTCGGAGATCGTCAACCGGGCAGGCAGGACCCTGCAGCAG GTATTCGGGCTGCAGCTGGTGGAGATCGATACCAAGCACCACGTCTACATCCTCATCAGCACCCTGCCCCGTGCCGAGGGGGAGAACCTGCGACA ggacgaCCAGACGGCCAAGCTGGGCCTCCTCACCGTCATCCTCAGCTTCATCTTCATGAAAGGCAACTCTGCGAAGGACG GGGCTGTGTGGGAGTTCCTGCGCCGGCTCCGTGTGCACCCCGG GGAGCGACACGAGGTCTTCGGGGACGTCAAGAAGCTGGTGATGGAGGAGTTCGTGCGGCAGAA GTACCTGGAGATCAGCCCCATTCCCCTCACGGACC TGGAGTTCAAGTTCCAGTGGGGCCCGCGGGCCACCAAGGAGACCTCCAAGAGGGAGATGCTGCGCTTCGTGGCCAAG ATCCAAGGCAAGGACCCTGCCTTCTGGACGAGCCAGTTCAAAGAGGCCGAGGGGTCTTCCGGCCCCCTCTGA